In Prosthecochloris sp. GSB1, the following proteins share a genomic window:
- a CDS encoding AzlC family ABC transporter permease, with the protein MEEHMFLLSQNENDQNIKTYFQGVRASLPIVMGYFPVAMAFGLAAKSAGFSSVGASVISVLIFAGASQFALVGMIAGGSSIVAAAMVCFALNARHLVYGPSLSTKFKNPGNKWLSLVSFGLTDEVFSTALSGLHRIEGKAQIPWLLGLETGAYFTWVFATWLGAFSGDIIVGHLPALEMALSFSLPALFLTLLVLMIDKKTVIPVLVAAAVSAGFIKYNLSSYTIFAGAVAGPVIWLLIRRLK; encoded by the coding sequence ATGGAGGAACACATGTTTTTGCTTTCTCAAAACGAAAATGATCAAAATATCAAAACCTACTTTCAAGGAGTCAGAGCTTCCTTACCGATAGTAATGGGGTATTTCCCGGTTGCAATGGCTTTTGGGCTTGCAGCCAAGAGCGCAGGCTTCTCGTCGGTTGGCGCTTCAGTGATTTCCGTATTGATTTTTGCAGGCGCAAGCCAGTTTGCTCTTGTGGGAATGATTGCAGGAGGAAGCTCTATCGTCGCCGCGGCCATGGTCTGCTTTGCATTGAATGCGAGGCATTTGGTGTATGGACCGAGTCTCTCCACAAAATTCAAAAATCCTGGCAACAAATGGTTATCCCTGGTATCATTTGGCCTTACGGACGAAGTATTTAGCACGGCTCTTTCCGGATTGCACAGAATTGAAGGAAAGGCACAGATCCCATGGCTTTTAGGACTTGAAACCGGAGCATATTTCACCTGGGTTTTTGCAACATGGCTAGGAGCCTTCTCCGGAGATATAATCGTCGGTCATTTACCAGCTCTTGAAATGGCCCTGTCTTTTTCTTTGCCTGCTCTTTTTTTAACACTTCTCGTTTTAATGATAGACAAGAAAACGGTCATCCCGGTCTTGGTCGCAGCAGCAGTCTCCGCAGGCTTTATAAAGTATAACCTTTCCAGCTACACCATTTTTGCCGGAGCAGTCGCAGGACCTGTTATTTGGCTGTTAATACGGAGACTGAAATGA
- the acpP gene encoding acyl carrier protein codes for MSAEEIKDKVYDIIVSKMGVNKDQIKMESKFADDLGADSLDTVELIMELENEFDIQIPDEDAEKISTVQQAIDYIAKK; via the coding sequence ATGAGCGCTGAAGAAATTAAAGACAAGGTATACGACATCATCGTCAGCAAAATGGGCGTCAACAAGGACCAGATCAAGATGGAATCGAAGTTTGCCGATGATCTTGGCGCCGACTCTCTCGACACCGTCGAGCTGATCATGGAACTCGAAAACGAGTTCGACATCCAGATTCCCGATGAAGACGCCGAAAAAATCAGCACCGTCCAGCAGGCGATCGACTACATCGCCAAGAAGTAA
- the plsX gene encoding phosphate acyltransferase PlsX, translating to MLTIAVDAMGGDNAPECVVEGVVQILREADNRFEILLIGQSEKVGPLLGKHETAGLNLRFLHAPEVITMNDVPAIAVKTKQNSSLVRGLHLCKEKKAAGFVSAGNTGAQMAASLFVLGRIPGVLRPTIAAYFPRLDDELTNVVDVGANVDCKPEHLVQFAEMLTIYQRDAAGIGKPLTGLLNIGEEENKGPELLKQTFRLLQEADRKGNINFTGNIEGNDILSMKANIVVCDGLVGNTMLKFGESIPSFLSSIFKPSLQKLVASGRLAPEAAEITGKAFRDMFLPFDVEKFGGVPFLGVDGISIVGHGRSSSRAIKNMIYMAEHMIEKKVNQHIAEALADG from the coding sequence ATGTTGACAATTGCAGTTGACGCGATGGGGGGAGATAATGCTCCAGAATGCGTAGTCGAGGGTGTAGTACAGATTCTCCGGGAAGCTGACAACAGGTTCGAGATACTGCTGATCGGTCAGTCGGAAAAGGTCGGCCCGCTTCTCGGAAAGCACGAAACCGCCGGACTCAACCTGCGGTTCCTGCACGCTCCGGAAGTGATCACCATGAACGACGTGCCGGCCATCGCGGTCAAGACCAAGCAAAATTCTTCCCTCGTCAGAGGCCTGCATCTGTGCAAGGAAAAAAAAGCGGCCGGCTTCGTCAGCGCTGGCAATACCGGCGCACAGATGGCCGCCTCCCTCTTCGTCCTCGGACGAATCCCGGGAGTGCTTCGCCCGACCATCGCCGCCTATTTTCCGAGACTGGACGATGAACTCACCAATGTCGTCGATGTCGGCGCCAATGTGGACTGCAAACCGGAACATCTCGTACAGTTCGCGGAAATGCTCACAATCTACCAGAGAGACGCCGCGGGCATCGGCAAGCCGCTCACCGGACTGCTGAACATCGGCGAGGAAGAAAACAAGGGACCTGAGTTGCTGAAACAAACCTTCAGGCTACTGCAGGAGGCGGACCGGAAAGGGAATATCAATTTCACAGGAAACATAGAGGGCAACGATATCCTTTCCATGAAAGCAAATATCGTCGTTTGCGACGGTCTCGTCGGCAATACCATGCTCAAGTTCGGCGAAAGCATCCCTTCGTTTCTGAGCTCCATTTTCAAACCGTCCCTCCAGAAGCTGGTTGCATCGGGCCGGCTAGCCCCCGAAGCCGCGGAAATCACCGGGAAAGCGTTCAGGGACATGTTCCTGCCCTTCGATGTCGAAAAATTTGGCGGCGTTCCCTTCCTCGGCGTCGACGGAATTTCAATCGTCGGTCACGGCAGGTCTTCGTCCCGCGCCATCAAGAACATGATCTACATGGCAGAGCACATGATCGAGAAAAAAGTCAATCAGCACATTGCCGAAGCCCTTGCCGACGGATAA
- the fabD gene encoding ACP S-malonyltransferase, translated as MKAYVFPGQGSQYCGMGRDIYEKYPQARSMMDRADEILGYSITDIMFNGSEEDLRQTRHTQPAIFLHSIAAAAVLGNAGISMAAGHSLGEYTALCFAGAMGFDDTVRIVSKRGELMQKAGTQNPGTMAAIIGMKDDALEELLQEAGGSGIVQAANYNSPGQVVISGAVDAVRKAVELAPSKGARMAKELVVSGAFHSPLMKPAEEQLALALDEVEIRNASIPVCMNVVARPVSDAGEIRRNLVLQLTSPVRWTQSIEAMVAGGVGAFTEVGPQKVLQGLIKRIDRTTEIGGVDNAEQIASRLSPNVTTMLS; from the coding sequence ATGAAAGCTTATGTATTTCCGGGCCAGGGCTCGCAGTACTGCGGCATGGGCCGGGACATCTACGAAAAGTACCCGCAGGCACGGTCCATGATGGATCGCGCCGACGAAATTCTCGGCTATTCCATCACCGACATCATGTTCAACGGCAGCGAGGAGGACCTCCGCCAAACACGCCATACGCAACCGGCGATATTTCTGCACAGCATCGCGGCGGCGGCGGTTCTTGGAAACGCCGGCATTTCTATGGCCGCCGGTCACAGCCTTGGAGAATACACCGCGCTGTGTTTCGCGGGAGCGATGGGATTCGACGATACGGTAAGAATCGTATCGAAACGGGGTGAGCTGATGCAGAAAGCCGGAACACAGAATCCCGGCACGATGGCCGCGATCATAGGCATGAAGGACGATGCCCTGGAGGAGCTGCTTCAGGAAGCGGGGGGATCTGGAATCGTCCAGGCCGCGAATTACAACTCTCCCGGCCAGGTGGTCATATCGGGGGCTGTCGACGCGGTCCGCAAAGCAGTCGAACTGGCGCCGTCAAAAGGTGCTCGAATGGCGAAGGAACTCGTGGTTTCAGGCGCATTCCATTCCCCTCTCATGAAACCCGCCGAAGAACAGCTCGCCCTCGCCCTCGACGAGGTGGAGATCAGGAACGCATCCATTCCAGTCTGCATGAACGTCGTGGCCAGGCCGGTCAGCGACGCCGGGGAAATCCGCAGGAACCTCGTGCTGCAACTGACCAGCCCGGTGCGCTGGACGCAGTCGATCGAGGCGATGGTCGCCGGAGGCGTCGGCGCCTTCACCGAAGTCGGCCCACAAAAAGTGCTTCAGGGACTGATCAAGAGAATCGACCGCACGACTGAAATCGGAGGCGTGGACAACGCAGAGCAGATTGCCTCCAGGCTTTCGCCTAATGTAACAACAATGCTTTCTTAA
- the rpmF gene encoding 50S ribosomal protein L32 — MATPKSKVSKSRRDKRRAQFTARSKAAVTVVCPNCGEPTLPHRACRHCGHYKGRNVLTKTSKS, encoded by the coding sequence ATGGCAACACCAAAATCGAAAGTATCGAAGTCCAGACGGGATAAGAGGCGCGCTCAGTTCACCGCACGCAGCAAAGCCGCGGTAACCGTCGTCTGTCCCAACTGCGGCGAACCGACGCTCCCTCATCGCGCCTGCCGTCATTGCGGGCATTACAAAGGCCGCAACGTCCTGACAAAGACTTCGAAAAGCTGA
- the fabF gene encoding beta-ketoacyl-ACP synthase II has product MGQERKRIVITGVGVISPIGLSKQSFWESLCQGKSGAAPITYFDPTEFATRFACELKGFKAEDFIDAKSASRMDPFSQYAVVAAEQALKDSGLDLPAIDPARIGVVHGSGTGGMTIHDKQMRVFLDRGPRRISPFFIPMLIPDIAAGQISMRNNLMGPNYATASACATSLHAIIDAWMLLQLGMADYMVCGGSEAAITPMSVGGFNAAKALSTANDIPEKASRPYDRDRDGFVMGEGAGSLVLETLESAKARGAKIYGELAGVGASADAHHLTAPHPEGKGARIAMKSAMDVAGITPESIDYVNTHGTATPLGDLAELKAIKQLFGDHAGKISVSSTKSMTGHLLGAAGVVESIACLLALEHQVVPPTINIENLDPEVDLDVTPNKPKERELNYVLNNGFGFGGHNATLIFRKIG; this is encoded by the coding sequence ATGGGTCAGGAACGCAAACGCATCGTCATTACCGGTGTCGGGGTGATTTCTCCGATCGGGCTCTCAAAACAATCGTTCTGGGAATCACTCTGTCAGGGTAAAAGCGGTGCCGCGCCGATCACCTATTTCGACCCGACGGAATTCGCCACGCGTTTTGCATGCGAGCTGAAGGGATTCAAGGCTGAAGACTTCATCGACGCCAAGTCGGCTTCGCGCATGGATCCGTTCTCGCAGTACGCCGTCGTCGCCGCGGAACAGGCCCTGAAGGATTCAGGGCTTGACCTCCCGGCCATCGATCCGGCGAGAATAGGGGTCGTTCACGGCTCGGGAACCGGGGGCATGACGATTCACGACAAGCAGATGAGGGTATTCCTCGACAGGGGCCCCCGCAGGATAAGCCCGTTCTTCATACCGATGCTGATTCCCGACATCGCGGCGGGGCAGATATCCATGCGCAACAATCTCATGGGTCCGAACTACGCAACGGCATCCGCCTGCGCGACGTCGCTCCACGCGATCATAGACGCCTGGATGCTCCTACAGCTCGGCATGGCCGATTACATGGTCTGCGGCGGCTCCGAAGCGGCGATCACGCCGATGAGCGTCGGCGGGTTCAACGCGGCCAAAGCCCTTTCGACCGCCAACGATATTCCAGAAAAGGCCTCGAGGCCTTATGACCGGGACCGTGACGGATTCGTCATGGGAGAAGGCGCCGGATCACTGGTACTCGAAACCCTCGAATCCGCCAAGGCCCGCGGAGCGAAAATCTACGGAGAGCTTGCTGGCGTCGGTGCATCGGCCGATGCGCATCACCTCACTGCGCCCCACCCAGAGGGCAAAGGCGCCAGAATCGCGATGAAAAGCGCGATGGATGTCGCGGGAATCACGCCTGAAAGCATTGACTACGTCAACACGCACGGCACGGCCACGCCTCTCGGCGATCTCGCCGAGCTCAAGGCGATAAAACAGCTTTTCGGCGATCATGCGGGAAAGATCAGCGTCAGTTCCACGAAATCCATGACAGGTCACCTGCTTGGCGCCGCCGGTGTCGTCGAATCTATCGCCTGCCTGCTGGCGTTGGAACACCAGGTGGTTCCGCCCACGATCAATATCGAAAATCTGGACCCGGAAGTCGATCTTGACGTTACTCCCAACAAGCCGAAAGAACGCGAACTCAATTATGTGCTGAACAACGGTTTCGGTTTCGGCGGGCATAACGCAACCCTGATTTTCAGAAAAATCGGTTAG
- a CDS encoding beta-ketoacyl-ACP synthase III, which translates to MKAAITATAKYLPESILSNHDLEQILDTSDEWIRTRTGIRERRILKDPEKATSHLCSEVARRIIEKRGISAEEIDLIIVATMTPDMIFPSTACLVQKNVAASNAWAFDLSGACSGFLYALNTGAQFIAAGTHDKVLVIGGEKMSAVMDYTDRNTCVLFGDGAAGVLLEPAQDEHHGLLDAKLHADGRGSEHLYMQGGGSRHPASKETVENRMHFLHQDGKQVFKSAVTQMADIAEEIMKRNNLSSDDVTYLIPHQANLRIIQATAERMGIDMQKVAVNIDRYGNTSAATIPICIAELDEDGKLSSGNNLVLVSFGAGYTWGGIYVRWQ; encoded by the coding sequence ATGAAAGCAGCCATTACCGCTACCGCGAAATATCTTCCCGAGAGCATTCTCAGCAACCACGATCTGGAACAAATACTCGATACCAGCGACGAATGGATAAGAACCCGCACGGGCATACGTGAACGCCGGATTCTGAAAGATCCGGAAAAAGCAACCTCTCATCTCTGCAGTGAAGTCGCCCGGCGCATCATCGAAAAAAGAGGTATTTCGGCCGAGGAAATCGACCTGATCATTGTGGCGACGATGACGCCGGACATGATCTTTCCCTCAACGGCCTGCCTGGTCCAGAAAAACGTTGCAGCCTCGAACGCTTGGGCTTTCGACCTTTCGGGCGCCTGCTCGGGCTTTCTTTACGCGCTCAATACCGGAGCGCAGTTCATTGCCGCGGGAACGCATGACAAGGTACTGGTCATCGGTGGAGAAAAAATGTCGGCGGTCATGGACTATACTGACCGCAACACCTGCGTGCTTTTCGGTGACGGCGCGGCAGGCGTGCTGCTCGAACCGGCGCAGGACGAACACCACGGGCTGCTCGACGCAAAACTGCATGCGGACGGCCGGGGCAGCGAACATCTCTACATGCAGGGTGGCGGCAGCCGCCACCCTGCCTCGAAGGAAACCGTCGAGAACCGAATGCACTTCCTCCACCAGGACGGAAAACAGGTTTTCAAATCGGCGGTCACACAGATGGCCGACATCGCGGAGGAAATCATGAAACGCAACAACCTGTCCTCCGACGACGTCACCTACCTGATTCCCCACCAGGCAAACCTCAGAATCATACAAGCCACGGCCGAGCGCATGGGAATCGACATGCAAAAGGTCGCCGTCAATATCGACCGCTACGGGAACACCTCGGCGGCAACCATCCCCATCTGCATCGCCGAGCTTGACGAAGACGGCAAGCTCAGCTCCGGAAACAACCTCGTGCTGGTCAGTTTCGGCGCGGGATATACCTGGGGCGGTATTTACGTGAGATGGCAGTAA
- the rnc gene encoding ribonuclease III, producing the protein MDKLLRKLSSFAQHLAHGPDNGNDSPDGEHDGDQSLPAPTRSWLDSLTCSRLRTVDIYTTALTHRSVVNDHPGTRDSNQRLEFLGDAVLDLVISEHLYRTFPESDEGKLSSNRSKIVNRKSLASFAARIALGQHLLVGESADEKKIRSSESALADAFESLVGAVYLDLGLSATREFIERHIVAHLDLRRLDAIEHNHKSRLIEYAQSHQIEPPVYTVIAEEGAEHEKTFTVEVSFEGAPLGRGTAGRKKDAEQLAARTALSVLENKADD; encoded by the coding sequence ATGGACAAGCTGTTGCGGAAACTCAGCTCGTTCGCGCAGCATCTGGCACATGGCCCCGATAACGGCAACGACTCACCTGACGGCGAACACGACGGAGACCAGTCCCTGCCCGCCCCTACTCGTTCCTGGCTCGACTCGCTGACCTGTTCCCGTCTTCGAACCGTCGACATTTACACCACCGCACTGACACATCGTTCGGTCGTCAACGACCATCCCGGAACCCGCGACTCCAACCAGCGGCTGGAATTCCTCGGCGACGCCGTCCTCGACCTCGTCATTTCAGAGCATCTCTACAGAACGTTCCCCGAAAGCGACGAGGGAAAACTGTCGAGCAACCGCTCGAAAATCGTCAACAGAAAATCGCTGGCCTCCTTTGCTGCAAGAATCGCCCTCGGCCAACACCTGCTCGTCGGCGAGTCGGCGGACGAAAAAAAGATCAGGTCGAGCGAATCGGCTCTCGCAGACGCCTTCGAATCACTTGTAGGCGCCGTCTACCTTGACCTGGGCCTTTCGGCGACCCGAGAATTCATCGAACGTCATATCGTGGCGCACCTCGATCTGCGGCGCCTCGACGCTATCGAGCATAACCATAAAAGCCGCCTGATCGAGTATGCCCAGTCGCACCAGATCGAACCTCCCGTCTATACCGTAATCGCCGAAGAAGGGGCTGAACATGAAAAAACATTCACGGTCGAGGTTTCTTTTGAGGGAGCTCCTCTCGGAAGGGGAACCGCGGGGAGGAAAAAGGATGCCGAGCAGCTCGCCGCCAGAACCGCCCTGTCAGTCCTGGAGAACAAAGCCGACGACTGA
- a CDS encoding YceD family protein: MRKEKGLIEIRIAGLSDGVHEHTFTCRAADFRNPELDCPELRNDILVRVVANMTESEIVADIETATLAEFSCDICLAPVQLRLTGRYRVIFANGDEPRELESEEDYRALEHGAPSIDLTEDVRETLLLSRPMKVVCSDNPECGMLMNDAAAGTDEAHSEKNSWQESLEKLKNRFH; this comes from the coding sequence ATGCGCAAGGAAAAAGGATTGATCGAAATCAGGATTGCAGGGCTGAGCGATGGGGTACACGAGCATACTTTTACCTGCAGGGCCGCGGACTTCAGAAACCCGGAACTGGACTGTCCTGAACTACGCAACGACATTCTGGTGCGGGTGGTCGCGAACATGACCGAATCGGAAATCGTCGCCGACATCGAAACAGCGACCTTGGCCGAGTTCAGTTGCGATATATGCCTGGCTCCCGTTCAACTCCGGCTGACGGGACGTTACCGGGTGATATTCGCCAACGGCGACGAACCCCGCGAACTCGAATCGGAAGAGGACTACCGAGCGCTCGAACACGGCGCCCCGTCAATAGACCTCACGGAGGACGTCCGGGAAACGCTGCTCCTGTCAAGGCCAATGAAAGTCGTCTGCAGCGACAATCCAGAGTGCGGCATGCTCATGAACGATGCGGCAGCCGGGACAGATGAAGCGCACAGTGAGAAAAACTCCTGGCAGGAATCACTGGAAAAGCTGAAAAATAGGTTTCATTAA
- a CDS encoding helix-turn-helix domain-containing protein, protein MPKKNKDVHSILGKRLGILRTQRKLTLTGLAEKSGISKGALSVLEDGRGNPTISTIWRLADALEIPFGELATFDDNKNSLQLEDQGISVQLIEQSNNKPLVETYLMKLAPHCTREAEPHSPGVIEKVMILKGGLLTGNYDAPKKIFSGESCEFTGDRVHLYKSLEEPVTAIISVMYPDEKHEVDSFTKYRNIVEEHDKDGLIEFINRHIIEVINGVKAYRLIFNSSSKEHNIYPHIEKGLFEIRNSDFSFPLHVFLRQRSRETDVFLLPRFHSGQLMDSCFLHDLYHEKANTNNSDSSQNAKKTKKRNEEFLYEQAKSDSLTISTLAAEALTLRGVPSIPISMRDSDVSRTDFEKATDERSFEDRINVSNYDNYELLHPGYARQAPAMAQMINSHYKKPPEQILDIGTGPGHPLFMLLEFFPDSKAVAVDPSPASCECLKQNINGKRISLIREDFLRLSKENISPVITSVGASHHFNTAFFFQKAKSLLQDDGLLIVADEFVPHFSCQEERNLGLIRHHVMYMLDVMTHVSSRKITGICNDEANLIESMEKELPVMVFEATTGRHESAVRRARRLLQSIHSLHPPKKPGHQHVKFYHFMVLELEALVAGIDYEVEQKTYPENVVFLADFAGLKLQEHKRVYPTIGYSPMDGGTHVFAFSKRK, encoded by the coding sequence ATGCCAAAGAAAAATAAAGATGTCCACTCGATTTTAGGCAAAAGACTCGGGATACTGAGAACCCAGAGAAAACTTACACTTACGGGGTTAGCCGAAAAATCGGGAATATCGAAGGGCGCCCTTTCCGTCCTTGAAGATGGACGGGGAAACCCAACCATTTCAACCATATGGCGACTCGCCGATGCTCTTGAAATACCTTTTGGCGAACTTGCAACATTTGACGACAACAAGAACTCTCTACAACTTGAAGACCAAGGCATTTCCGTTCAATTAATCGAACAGTCCAACAACAAACCATTAGTTGAAACGTATTTGATGAAGCTAGCGCCTCACTGCACAAGGGAGGCTGAACCCCACTCACCAGGGGTTATAGAAAAAGTCATGATTCTTAAAGGCGGCCTGTTAACAGGCAATTATGACGCACCGAAAAAAATTTTTTCTGGCGAAAGTTGTGAATTTACCGGCGACCGTGTTCATCTGTACAAATCACTTGAAGAACCGGTTACCGCAATAATTTCCGTCATGTATCCAGATGAAAAGCACGAGGTCGATTCCTTCACAAAGTATAGAAACATTGTAGAGGAACATGATAAAGACGGGCTTATCGAGTTTATCAACAGACATATAATCGAGGTAATCAACGGCGTGAAAGCATACCGGCTGATTTTCAACTCTAGCTCAAAAGAGCACAATATATACCCCCATATTGAGAAGGGTCTTTTTGAGATCAGGAACTCTGATTTTTCATTCCCGCTTCATGTTTTTTTACGCCAAAGAAGCCGGGAAACTGACGTTTTCTTATTGCCAAGATTCCATTCAGGCCAGCTAATGGACTCCTGTTTTCTTCATGACCTGTATCATGAGAAGGCAAATACCAATAATTCAGACTCATCGCAAAACGCAAAAAAAACAAAAAAACGTAATGAAGAATTTCTTTATGAACAGGCGAAAAGCGACTCGTTGACAATTTCCACGCTTGCCGCTGAAGCGCTTACCCTCAGAGGTGTTCCGTCAATACCAATTTCAATGAGGGATAGTGATGTGTCACGAACTGACTTTGAAAAGGCAACGGATGAAAGAAGTTTCGAGGATCGGATAAATGTTTCGAATTATGATAACTATGAGCTACTGCATCCAGGGTATGCACGCCAGGCGCCCGCGATGGCGCAAATGATTAACTCCCATTACAAAAAGCCACCGGAGCAAATTCTCGATATCGGCACAGGCCCTGGTCATCCGCTTTTTATGCTTCTGGAATTTTTTCCCGACTCCAAAGCTGTTGCTGTTGATCCAAGCCCAGCCTCATGCGAATGCCTCAAACAGAACATCAATGGGAAAAGAATCAGCTTGATCAGAGAGGATTTTTTGCGCCTAAGCAAAGAAAACATCTCACCAGTTATTACGTCGGTAGGGGCTTCACATCACTTCAACACGGCGTTCTTTTTTCAGAAAGCCAAGAGTCTTTTGCAAGACGATGGACTTCTCATTGTTGCAGACGAATTTGTCCCTCACTTTTCTTGCCAGGAAGAAAGAAACCTCGGCCTGATAAGGCATCACGTGATGTACATGCTCGATGTCATGACACATGTCTCTTCCAGGAAAATAACCGGAATATGCAATGATGAAGCCAATCTGATAGAGTCAATGGAAAAAGAGCTTCCCGTCATGGTTTTTGAGGCGACGACAGGCAGGCACGAATCCGCGGTGAGACGGGCAAGACGTTTATTGCAGTCAATACACAGCCTGCATCCACCGAAAAAACCGGGACATCAACACGTTAAATTTTATCACTTTATGGTCTTGGAGCTTGAAGCTCTTGTCGCAGGAATCGATTATGAGGTTGAGCAAAAAACATATCCGGAAAATGTTGTCTTTCTTGCAGATTTTGCGGGCCTTAAGCTTCAGGAACACAAGCGGGTCTATCCCACAATAGGCTATAGCCCAATGGATGGAGGAACACATGTTTTTGCTTTCTCAAAACGAAAATGA
- a CDS encoding AzlD domain-containing protein, whose product MNFNTFIWVFFIAIGTFLSRYLPLKTSLLRADKKNNAKDLLSQIFEVSGISIIASLLIISLSSQQDGGNPLHSINVLISSLTVIGTCLLWKNPGASVIAGIVSFGMISLVAF is encoded by the coding sequence ATGAATTTCAATACATTTATTTGGGTTTTCTTTATTGCAATCGGCACATTTCTTTCAAGATATCTCCCATTAAAAACAAGCCTCCTCAGAGCCGACAAAAAAAACAACGCAAAAGATCTTTTGTCTCAAATATTTGAAGTTTCAGGCATCTCAATAATTGCCTCACTTTTGATCATCTCACTCTCTTCTCAGCAAGATGGCGGGAATCCGTTACATAGCATAAATGTACTCATATCATCTTTGACTGTGATTGGCACATGCTTGTTGTGGAAAAATCCGGGCGCCAGCGTAATTGCCGGAATTGTAAGTTTTGGTATGATTAGCCTTGTCGCTTTTTAG
- the fabG gene encoding 3-oxoacyl-[acyl-carrier-protein] reductase translates to MFEGKTAVVTGAARGIGQAIAVDLATKGADIVICDLEKEWLEETRQAVKKSGRKVVCKELDVTSHDGAQSVFQEIAAECDAIDVLVNNAGITRDGLLMRMSETDWDAVLAVNLKGTFNCTKAVTRAMMKQRSGAIVNIASIIGITGNAGQANYGASKAGVIAFTKSVAKELASRNIRVNAVAPGFITSKMTDALSEDVRNNMLGAIPLKRFGNPEDVASTVSFLASDMAAYITGEVINISGGMVM, encoded by the coding sequence ATGTTTGAAGGAAAAACCGCTGTCGTAACCGGTGCCGCGAGAGGCATCGGCCAGGCTATCGCCGTGGATCTTGCAACGAAGGGCGCTGACATCGTCATCTGCGACCTTGAAAAGGAATGGCTCGAGGAAACCCGGCAAGCCGTGAAGAAAAGCGGAAGAAAAGTCGTCTGCAAGGAACTTGACGTAACCAGCCACGACGGCGCGCAGAGCGTTTTCCAGGAAATAGCAGCCGAATGCGATGCGATCGACGTCCTGGTAAACAACGCCGGGATCACCCGTGACGGCCTGCTCATGCGCATGAGCGAAACCGACTGGGACGCCGTGCTGGCGGTCAACCTCAAGGGCACCTTCAACTGCACGAAAGCCGTCACGCGCGCCATGATGAAACAGCGAAGCGGCGCCATAGTCAACATCGCATCGATCATCGGCATCACCGGCAACGCCGGTCAGGCGAACTACGGCGCTTCGAAAGCCGGCGTCATAGCGTTCACCAAATCGGTCGCCAAGGAACTCGCCTCGCGCAATATCAGGGTAAACGCCGTAGCGCCAGGATTCATCACGTCGAAAATGACCGACGCGCTTTCGGAGGATGTACGCAACAACATGCTCGGCGCCATTCCGCTCAAACGCTTCGGAAACCCCGAGGACGTAGCCAGCACGGTTTCCTTCCTGGCAAGCGATATGGCCGCCTATATCACGGGCGAAGTCATCAACATCAGCGGCGGCATGGTCATGTGA